The Bacillota bacterium DNA segment GCTGTTTTTAAATTACCGCGATTTGTAGCCGACCTTTTGAAGTAGGAGGATGTGAATTTGCATCAGTTTATCGAAAAAAGCTTGGGCTTTATGGGCAGCCGGGAGAAATACGAGGATGCGGACATCGTCCTTGTCGGGGTGCCGATGGATTTTACCGTTAGCTTTCGTCCGGGAACCAGGATGGGACCCCAGCAGGTACGCACAGTATCAATCGGGATTGAAGAATACAGTGTTTATCTTGACCGTGACTTGGCTGACTGCCGGTACTACGATGCCGGGGATATTGTCTTACCATTTGGTAATGTAACGGAGAGCCTTAACCGTATTCAAGAGGTGACAAGTCATCTTCTGTCTCACGGAAAAAAGCCAATTTTTATCGGCGGTGAGCATCTGGTTACTTATCCGATCGTTAAAGCGGTGGCTGCGAAGGTTCCTGATCTCACGATTATTCATTTTGACGCCCATGCCGATTTGCGGGAAAACTACCTGGATGAGGTCTACTCGCACGCGACCGTCATGCGTCGGGTTTGTGAAACCGTGGGCGCGCAGAATGTTTATCAGTTCGGTGTCCGCTCCGGGACAAAAGAGGAGTTTGCTTACGCCAAGGAGAACACCCACCTATTTGTCGATCAGGTGCTGGAGCCCCTGGAACAATTGTTGCCAACCTTCAAGGGGCGGCCGGTGTATATCACGCTGGACATCGACGTGGTTGACCCTGCTTATGCGCCAGGTACCGGTACGCCAGAGCCTGGTGGCTGCAGTACCCGCGACATTATCAAGGCGATTCACCTGCTGGGACAGCTTGAAGTGGTGGGATTTGACCTGGTGGAAGTCAGTCCGGTTTACGACACTAACGACCAGACGGCCCTTTTGGCCGCCAAGCTGATCCGGGAGGCAATACTTGCACTCTGGTAGCCTAAAATAGTGGGTTGGATGAAGAAAATTACATTTGACTTGGAATTTTGGCGCATGATATAATAAAAACGCTCCTTGATGAATATTGCCAGAAAATTACCTTTGACATCCGTCCTTAAATGCGTTATAGTAATTCCTGTAATTCCTGCTGACGGGCGATTAGCTTAACGAGGAGACTACCTGTCTTAGAAGCAGGGGGTTGACAGGTTGCTCTAATCATTGCTCTCACCATTCATGAGTTGCAAAATACGGAGCTGTGGTGTAGTGGCCTAACATGCCTGCCTGTCACGCAGGAGATCGCGGGTTCGACTCCCGTCAGCTCCGCCATAAAATTATTAATGAGTAACGTGGCTCGGTAGCTCAGTTGGTAGAGCAGCGGACTGAAAATCCGCGTGTCGCCAGTTCGATTCTGGCCTGAGCCACCATTTATGCGGAAGTAGCTCAGTGGTAGAGCATCGCCTTGCCAAGGCGAGGGTCGCGGGTTCGAATCCCGTTTTCCGCTCCATAAAATAATTAACATGCGGCGCTGAGCCGCATTTATCTAAGGCGCCATAGCCAAGCGGTAAGGCAGAGGACTGCAAATCCTTTATTCTCCGGTTCAAATCCGGATGGCGCCTCCAATTTGTCTGATCAGCCAAAATGGCTAAAACATATGCCCGGGTGGCGGAACTGGCAGACGCACGGGACTTAAAATCCCGCGGTCCTTACCGACCGTACCGGTTCGATTCCGGTTCCGGGCACCAGGAAAATTAAGGTTTTTCAGATATAAGGCACTTCATTGTGAGGTGCCTAAATCTTTGATCTTTCCAACGCCATCCCAGGAGTTCAGCCCTTCGCATACCGCTTAAGATGGCCGTAAAAATCAACGCACAATCTCGGTGATTTTGAAGCGCATCAATTAGTCTCTGAACACCGGTCTATATCTGCCTCCAACTCAATCCTATCGTCATACCTGTCTTACCCAATAAAAGTTCGTAGTCTTAGAGAGATTTCGATGATGTGTTTCAGCTCGTAGAAGAAGACTTGCTGGCGGATTGATGGATCGCGGGTCACTATTGTGATGCTCCAGCGACATTATTTTACCCGGCGGATATGAGCGGTCTCCATTTGGAGAACGTCAATTTTGGCCTCGATACGTTCCAGCGTTGAGGTTATCCGTTCGTTCACATTGTTCTGGACTTCGCGGAAATCATACAGACCGCGGATTTTTTCGATAATCTCGTTTTCTATGCGAGTTTCCAATCTAGCCATTTGATTTTCAAGTTTACCTACTTGTGTTGTTAACTCCTTAACATTTTTTTGTGTTTCCATTAGATTTGCTGCCAGGAGATTTTGTCCTTGTTCCAGAGTTCCAACACGATGGATCAGCATATTTTGGCCTTCAGAAAGCATCTTTAACTGCTGAAGTACCAGTTCCTGGAATTTTTCGTTATCCATAATTGAACACTCCTTGCTTCGGTTTAAGAGAGGCAGTTTTCTTACAAGACTTCTCGCCTTAATTTTTCATATTCCTCCAGGGATATATCTAATCGCGAAGAATCTTTCTGATTAAACCCCTGGCTAAATCTTTTCCCTGGTGGAAGGGAACAACTGTGCAGCGCCCATCGGGGTGAGCGAACAGTACATGACTACCAGCCTGCCTTTTGCGAAAGAAGCCCAGGTAAACCAGTATCCTTTCCATATCTTCAGCTGAGATAACCACAAGCTTTGTCATGGATGTACCTCAACCTGGTGAATACCTATAAATTTCTCTGGCGCAGGGATAAAATCGCTTTTTTCAACAAGGTAAAGCATGATCGCTTCATGAACCCGTTTTTCCAGTTCGGCTAAATTATCTGCCTGAGTATGGCAACCGGGAAGAGAGGGTACAGAAGCAATGTACTTGCCGTCTTCGTCCTGTTCAATGATAACCAGAAAGCGGTGAGAAGACATTTGACTTACTCCTTTCTTGGTATAATATTCCCCTTGTTCCGAGCAATTCATGCTCGGTCAATTTGGCCACCTCTTTCCCGGGTTAATATTTTCCCTGCTACTCTGTACCTTTTCGTGATGACCTGAGAGCTACACGGCTTATTCCTATCTTATTAGCTCGCTCTTGTTTTTGTCAAGAAAAAAAGAGAGCCACAGTTGATCGTGAGGGTGCCTAAATCTTTATTTTTTTGTCCAAGGTGGACCCCTTTGTCAAGACACGAATTTAAAAATTTTAAGCGTGGAAACGTGGACAGATAAACCTAATATGGTGAATAGTGGTATAGAAGGATTTATGGACAAATTTTTCAGATTCCAGATTTGGCATAATATGTCTTAGATTTTCCATAGTAGACTTCTGCTGGCGTTTTGTATTTTAAGGATTGGTGAGGCCGGCGATAGTTGTAAAACTCTAGATACCGAGATATGCCCTGCCTGGCTTCACGTGGACTTTGATATTCATTTTGATATTCATTGAGATACACTTCTTCGTATTTCAGGCTACGCCAGAGGCGTTCGGTGAATATGTTGTCGGTAGCCCGACCTTTGCCGTCCATGCTAATCCTTATACCCGCTCCTTCCAGGAGTTTTATGTAGTCCGGGTCGGTAAACTGAGCTCCCTGGTCGCTGTTCATTATCTCGGGCTTGGCTTTAGCCATTGCTTCTTTCACCGCAACTAATACAAAGGCTGTCTCTAAGCACTGGTCTAAGGCCCAGCTTACTACAAAGCGGGAGTACCAGTCCATGATGGCCACCAGGTACATCCATCCCCGGACTAGCCGGATGTAGGTGATGTCTATACCCCAAACCTGGTTGGGGTAAGTAATAGCAAGGCCCCGCAACAAGTAGGGATATACTCGATGCTCATGGTTTCTTTTGCTTAAGTTAGACTTGGGATAGATGGCGGCTATACCCATTTCTCGCATGTGGCGCTGGACGGCTTTGCGGTTGACCAAGAATCCTTCCCTTCGAAGCTGGATCGTAATGCGCCTGGAACCGTAAAAGGGAAACTCGGTATATATTTCGTCGATGCGGTGTTTGGCTATTTCTTCTGGGGAAGGGGGCACTGGGTGGTAGTATAAGCTAGAACGGTTTAGGTTTAAGAGCTCGGCTTGCTTCTTGATAGATAGTTCTGGATGACCCCATTCCACCAAACCCAGGCGCTCATCTATATTCACAAGGTACAGAATAGGCATTGGTTTCAAGCGGATTAAGGATTGCCGGTCGACTTGGCTTTCTACCACGCGGCAAGCGTCAAACGGCACTTTGGGAATGGGGAGAAGGTGTTCTTTTTCCCTTTCCCACACAGTAGCTATTAACTCATTGGTATACGGCACTCTGGTTTTCCGGGCATATTCAAGGCACTCCTGCTCCAACAGTTCGTTAAGCTCCTCCAGGGTGCTCACTTCTGGGATAGGAACCATGAAGTTGCGGCGGGCAAAGCCGACCAGCCCTTCAACCTCCCCTTTTTCATTACCAGCGTTGGTATTGCAGAGGAATTTCCAGTATGCCGTTGCTTTTTCGGAAGCTTTTGGTCTTGTTCGATCCAAGTGCGGACAATTTCCAGAATTGGGCCAGTCACTGGTGAAACCCTTTGTCGTGGCTCCTGCTGCTTCTTACGGTAACTTGGTTCCTTCGGTTCATTTACATACTTTGACACCGTGTGCCGAGTAAGATTGAGTTCACGGGCAATTTGCCGAATTGATTTTCTTTCCCTCCTGTACGTTAAGTGCTTCCAACCTTAAGCAAACAGGAAAATTGGAAATTAGGTGGCTCACTTTTTATGTGATCAAAACCCTTCGATCTGGCTCACTATTAGATTAGCGTATACAACTGATTTTGCGAACTTAATTGTACTCTATCTGCATTAGATGTTTTGCTGTATAATTTATAATCAATAATAATATTTTAACTTACTTCTTGTGTCGAGCAGGCATGATGATATAAAGTTGGCGGTGATATTTAAGAGATGCAGGTTGGGATAGGCTTTAGTAGTGCAGAGGACCCGAGTGCTGCTGGACAGGCTGCTTCCGAACAGGCTGTTCAGCAATCTGGACGCCCAGTAATAACTTTAGTTTGGACTACTGACAATTACGATCAGGAGCGTGTCTTGTCGGCCGTTAAAAAAGTTATCGGTAATTCCAGACTGGTTGGTGCCTGCGTTCCGGGAGTAATTGTTAACTTGAGGCTGTACGAGAAGGGTGTGGGCATCTGTACAGTTAGTGGAGAAGGTGTGGAGGCGATAACCCACCTGCAGAGGAATATATCCAAGTGCTCATACGGAAAAGGCGAGAAAGTAGGCGAAGCCTTGATGGAAAAGGGCGGGGAATCACCTGGTACAGTATTGCTCTTTCCTGATGGTTTTGCAGCAAACATTTCTGGACTGCTCAGGGGATTATATAATGTTATGGGACCTGCATTTGAGTAAATTGGGGGAGGAAGCGGAAGCAATCTGCGGTTTAAGCCTACATATCAGTTTACTGATGAAGGCGTGAGTACTGATGCCGTAGCAACAGCAGTAATCAGGGGAATGAACCTTCAGACAAGTCTGGGACATGGATGGAAGCCGATGGGAGAGCCGTTAGTAGTGACAAAAGC contains these protein-coding regions:
- the speB gene encoding agmatinase: MHQFIEKSLGFMGSREKYEDADIVLVGVPMDFTVSFRPGTRMGPQQVRTVSIGIEEYSVYLDRDLADCRYYDAGDIVLPFGNVTESLNRIQEVTSHLLSHGKKPIFIGGEHLVTYPIVKAVAAKVPDLTIIHFDAHADLRENYLDEVYSHATVMRRVCETVGAQNVYQFGVRSGTKEEFAYAKENTHLFVDQVLEPLEQLLPTFKGRPVYITLDIDVVDPAYAPGTGTPEPGGCSTRDIIKAIHLLGQLEVVGFDLVEVSPVYDTNDQTALLAAKLIREAILALW
- a CDS encoding type II toxin-antitoxin system HicB family antitoxin, whose amino-acid sequence is MSSHRFLVIIEQDEDGKYIASVPSLPGCHTQADNLAELEKRVHEAIMLYLVEKSDFIPAPEKFIGIHQVEVHP